A DNA window from Choristoneura fumiferana chromosome 24, NRCan_CFum_1, whole genome shotgun sequence contains the following coding sequences:
- the LOC141441955 gene encoding uncharacterized protein yields the protein MKEHLLSNFLDPTFEKMLFPLNLMQSILLQPKYQIAHGFLTPNGFTWRAAGRLRAGGVVAVDAGLPLRLLALLTTYTVVLLQFAFL from the exons ATGAAAGAGCACTTGTTAAGCAACTTCCTAGACCCGACATTTGAAAAAATGTTGTTCCCCCTTAATCTGATGCAGTCGATTCTCTTGCAACCAAAATACCAGATTGCTCATGGATTTCTTACTCCTAATGGCTTTA CGTGGCGCGCCGCTGGCAGGCTGCGCGCGGGCGGCGTCGTCGCGGTGGACGCGGGGCTGCCGCTGCGACTGCTGGCACTTCTCACCACCTACACCGTAGTGCTGCTGCAGTTCGCTTTCCtctag